From a region of the Pirellulales bacterium genome:
- a CDS encoding sugar phosphate isomerase/epimerase encodes MKLAFSSNAYMHFTIEDTIARIADLGYTGIELLADVPHAWPAGLLPGQKQSIRDALDRHNLKISNINAFMMNAVADPRQPYWHPGWTDPYPHYRAIRREHTKRALQLAHELGAPNITTSPGGHLTPEQTWDEAARIFYDEIMPCVELAETLQVKLLIEPEPALLIETFGQYLQFVQRIKSPWVKLNFDIGHAYCVGDDPELWIETMAPHTLHYHFEDIAPTRVHKHLIPGHGAIDFAATLAAIQSTDYSGWITVELYPYIENPDNAAKAAKEHLTKVAREVGVSLN; translated from the coding sequence CTTCACGATCGAGGACACGATCGCGCGGATCGCCGATCTGGGCTACACGGGCATCGAACTGCTCGCCGACGTGCCACATGCCTGGCCGGCCGGGCTGCTGCCGGGGCAGAAGCAATCGATTCGCGATGCGCTCGATCGCCACAATTTAAAAATCTCGAACATCAACGCCTTTATGATGAACGCGGTGGCCGATCCGCGGCAACCGTATTGGCATCCAGGATGGACCGACCCGTATCCGCACTATCGCGCCATCCGCCGCGAACACACCAAGCGGGCGTTGCAGCTTGCCCACGAACTCGGCGCGCCGAACATCACCACGTCTCCCGGCGGGCATCTCACGCCCGAGCAAACGTGGGACGAAGCCGCGCGGATTTTCTACGACGAGATCATGCCCTGCGTCGAACTGGCCGAAACGCTGCAAGTGAAGCTGCTGATCGAGCCGGAGCCGGCACTGCTGATCGAAACCTTTGGCCAATATTTACAGTTCGTGCAGCGGATCAAGTCGCCGTGGGTGAAGCTCAATTTCGACATCGGCCACGCCTACTGCGTCGGCGACGATCCCGAACTGTGGATTGAAACCATGGCGCCGCACACGCTGCACTACCATTTTGAAGACATCGCCCCCACCCGCGTCCACAAGCACCTGATCCCCGGCCACGGCGCCATCGACTTCGCCGCCACGCTCGCGGCGATTCAAAGCACCGACTACAGCGGATGGATTACGGTGGAGCTATACCCATATATCGAAAACCCCGACAACGCCGCGAAAGCGGCAAAGGAACATCTCACGAAAGTGGCTCGAGAGGTTGGCGTTTCATTGAACTAG
- a CDS encoding UbiA family prenyltransferase: MPHSHLTRSSRLLAYLQLLRLPNVFTAMADIAMGFWITHSSFGPLGVLALLLLASSCLYTAGMVLNDVYDVELDRRERLGRPLPSGAIPYEGAWRLGWSLLAAGILWGWLAAGLACRLAPGILATALAAAVVMYDRLGATKRVGPIGPLLMGGCRALNVLLGMSAAEPVREIQPLVAVGFGIYIAGITWFSRSEATTSKRLHLAGALATMLGGMAMLWWSPRMMPQEMLLPLLQSRPQNWALLWALLAWIIGWRAFRAILRPQSAYVQAAVKTGILSIIVLDAVIVFGVRGPLAAVAVLMLLLPTILLGRWIYST; the protein is encoded by the coding sequence ATGCCTCACTCGCATCTAACTCGTTCTTCTCGCCTGCTCGCCTATCTGCAATTGCTGCGACTGCCGAACGTTTTCACGGCAATGGCCGACATCGCGATGGGGTTTTGGATTACTCATTCATCGTTCGGGCCGCTCGGCGTGCTGGCCTTGCTGCTGCTCGCCTCGAGTTGTCTTTACACCGCCGGCATGGTGTTGAACGACGTCTACGACGTCGAATTGGACCGCCGCGAGCGGCTTGGCCGGCCATTGCCATCGGGTGCGATTCCTTACGAAGGCGCCTGGCGATTGGGCTGGTCGCTGTTGGCCGCAGGCATCTTGTGGGGCTGGTTGGCGGCAGGGCTGGCTTGCCGTCTTGCGCCTGGCATTCTCGCCACCGCGCTGGCCGCCGCCGTCGTGATGTACGATCGGCTTGGAGCAACTAAGCGAGTCGGCCCCATCGGGCCGCTGCTGATGGGCGGATGCCGCGCGTTAAACGTGTTGCTGGGCATGAGCGCCGCCGAACCAGTTCGTGAGATCCAGCCCTTGGTTGCCGTCGGCTTCGGAATTTATATTGCTGGCATCACCTGGTTTTCTCGCAGCGAAGCGACGACCAGCAAGCGGCTTCACCTTGCCGGGGCGCTGGCAACCATGCTCGGCGGCATGGCAATGCTGTGGTGGTCGCCGCGAATGATGCCGCAAGAAATGCTTCTGCCGCTGCTGCAATCGCGGCCGCAAAACTGGGCGTTGCTCTGGGCGCTGCTCGCCTGGATCATCGGTTGGCGGGCTTTTCGGGCGATTCTTCGGCCACAGTCGGCCTATGTACAAGCCGCGGTAAAAACGGGTATTTTGTCGATCATCGTGCTCGATGCCGTCATCGTGTTCGGGGTTCGCGGGCCGCTCGCGGCGGTCGCAGTGTTGATGTTGCTGCTGCCGACGATCCTCCTCGGCCGATGGATATATTCCACGTGA
- a CDS encoding alkaline phosphatase family protein: MSLIFLSIPGLRERDLASMPKLCEMTRRGERAALIPSFPAVTCPVQANMTTGKLPSEHGVIANGFYWRDKQQVEMWTAWNDCILSPQIWDILHQHDPELKTAVWFPLHSKGCHADLICTPAPVHNPDGSESLWCYTRPTEMYGELRDKLGHFPLQHFWGPLANIKSTAWIIDSAIVAAKEQQPDFFYIYLPHLDYAAQKFGPNSPEAAKSVAELDAELGKLFNSLAAAYAPSASPGEVAAAADPIYIVASEYAIVPVDHVTYPNRVLREAGLLKVHEAEGGELLDLAASKAWAMVDHQHSHIFTDPNDTTTIDAVCQLFAGKEGIAEVLSGDELSRYHLNHERAGQVLLVSTANSWQAYYWWHDGARAPKFARTVDIHRKPGYDPVELFFDPATRSIPLDATLVRGSHGAPVESESGQGVVLTSHPDMLNSQLLRDTQLCDVALRQFGC, translated from the coding sequence ATGTCCCTCATTTTTCTTTCCATTCCTGGACTGCGCGAGCGCGACCTCGCTTCAATGCCCAAGCTCTGCGAAATGACGCGCCGCGGCGAACGGGCGGCTCTTATTCCGAGCTTCCCTGCCGTCACGTGCCCCGTGCAAGCGAACATGACCACCGGCAAATTGCCGTCCGAGCACGGCGTTATCGCCAACGGCTTTTACTGGCGCGACAAGCAGCAGGTCGAAATGTGGACGGCGTGGAACGATTGCATCCTCTCACCGCAGATTTGGGATATTTTGCATCAGCACGATCCGGAGTTGAAAACCGCCGTCTGGTTTCCGCTGCACAGCAAAGGCTGCCACGCCGATCTGATTTGCACCCCTGCACCGGTTCATAACCCCGACGGCAGCGAGTCGCTGTGGTGCTACACGCGGCCTACTGAAATGTATGGCGAGCTGCGCGACAAGCTCGGCCATTTTCCGCTACAACATTTTTGGGGCCCGCTGGCGAATATCAAAAGCACGGCGTGGATTATCGACTCGGCCATCGTCGCCGCGAAAGAACAGCAGCCCGACTTTTTCTACATTTACCTGCCCCACCTCGACTACGCCGCCCAGAAATTCGGCCCCAATAGTCCCGAAGCCGCCAAGTCGGTCGCCGAACTCGATGCTGAACTCGGCAAATTATTCAATTCATTGGCCGCAGCCTACGCGCCGTCCGCATCTCCTGGCGAAGTCGCCGCCGCGGCCGATCCGATTTACATCGTCGCCAGCGAATACGCCATCGTCCCGGTCGATCACGTGACCTACCCCAATCGAGTCCTGCGCGAAGCGGGGCTATTGAAAGTTCACGAAGCAGAAGGGGGCGAACTGCTCGATCTCGCGGCCAGCAAAGCCTGGGCCATGGTCGATCATCAGCATTCGCACATCTTCACCGATCCCAACGACACCACCACGATCGATGCGGTGTGCCAGCTCTTCGCAGGAAAAGAAGGCATCGCCGAAGTCCTCAGCGGCGACGAACTTTCGCGCTACCACCTCAACCACGAGCGCGCTGGGCAAGTCTTGCTCGTCTCTACTGCAAACAGTTGGCAGGCCTATTATTGGTGGCATGACGGCGCACGCGCTCCGAAGTTCGCCCGCACCGTCGATATCCACCGCAAACCTGGCTACGACCCCGTCGAACTCTTCTTCGACCCGGCCACGCGCAGCATCCCGCTTGACGCCACCCTCGTCCGCGGCTCGCACGGCGCGCCGGTCGAAAGCGAAAGTGGGCAAGGCGTCGTCCTCACGTCCCACCCCGACATGCTCAATAGCCAACTCCTGCGCGACACGCAACTTTGCGACGTGGCGCTGCGGCAGTTTGGATGCTAG